The DNA window CATTAATCTACATGTTAAGTAGTGACTAAataaaaaacaactaaaatacttaaaacaaaaacaaagcaaAATCGGGAATTTAAAGAGATAGCAGAAGCAGATTACCTGGTTATGGGCACCGAACTTGAGATGACGAGTTGAAACGAACTATTTCACCACCACATGAAAAAAGAACTCCGACGAAAGCTTCCGATGACAAAGAACAAAGAGCTTTAAGACGAAAACTCGAGATTCGAAGTTCTTAACTTATCAACtaatgaaatcaaaatttcttcTTATGAATCTATATCACTGTGATTTTCCTCCCCCTCCAATGTATCTTTAAATGGCACTATTTATAGCAAAAATAGagatttgaattcaaaatagCCGTTTTTGCGGGAGATGAGAGATTGATTGGAGATAATGGAAGGGAAAACCAGCAAGAGGAGAACATACCCCTGAAAATCTGGGTTCGATGTGATATTTCTTGATCCACATCAGATTTAGGTGAGATTTCTCTCAGCCAAAGTCAACAAATCTTGTTCCGAGGTCTGTAACCTTTGAAAATAAGGAGAGGAACTGACAAGGGTGAAGGGCGGATGAAGAAATTAGGGCTCTTACTATTGACCTTTACGATTTTGGGAAGAAGAAAGGGATGAGAGGCGTctgaaaaaggagaaagagatcGTGAGAGCGTGGATATGTGTACCGATTTTAAGACAAAAGGATGaccccttttttttatttaaaatttggcCACTTTAATTGTTGTTCTAATCAAATTGAATTTAGATGTAGCCAAATTGAGTCAGATAACCAATTCggcaaaaaattaaaataagatgaataactatcgattaattatttgagcttcttaatttaaacaagacaaaataattatcaaaactTATTTATTGCTTTGAAATAGAGAactaattattcaaaattataaaattcacTAATTCACAGAAATAAATGTGTAATTACGCTAAACATTATTTTAGgctattattaaatatttatataaaagatgaGACTTATATAAACCAACatgtaaaattatataattatttctgaaaaatattaaCCAAAACTAATTAGAaagagattttttaaaaaaaaatattttttaggatttttttcaaagacgattattttaaattgtttgaaattgaagaagctcgataatTAATTCGAATTGCatagggtcaaaattgggtgtcaacaatgacccaatttgggtcgtgacaaacttggtatcagagctttagGTTTGATGGtctcatcacacaaggacaggtctagtagagtcttgcagaaCGGTAtggggacgcctttacttttcttcaagaggctataggactttaggaaaactcacatttttctttctttctgctattacttgaatccaattggtatctaggtgatacaaattggtatctgacCTTCTTCACTCTATCTCGCAGATGGTCAGAACTAGAGCAATAGGTGTGACAACACCAACACCGGCAAGACAGGGTACGCCTGAGCCAACCGTTGGGGCTGCAGCTCGAAGGGGAGCAGTGGCAAGAGGCCATGGTAGAGGTCGCGGGAGAAGGCCCACTAGAGGCAGATGACAAACACCTGGTCCAGCTAGGGATAGAGTGGTGACTCATCCACCGACTGACGAGGTAGTGAGAGAGAGTGACGAAGGGGAAGATGAGCAGATTCAAGAGAAGGAAGTACCACCCCAGCCTACTCCAGAGATGATTAATCAGGTTCTCACTTATCTTAGCGGGTTATCTGATCAGGGGTAGGCACCCCCAACATTTTCTTCACTAGCACCTCAAGTTCAGGGAGTACAACATGCAGCCGATGTGGCTCCTCGCATGGATGCGTCCTTGGAAACAGACACGTTTCCCCGATTGACTACAGGGCCTATAATGACTAGTGACTAGCataatctctttattaagttcttaaagCTGAAACCTCCAGTTTTCAAGGGTACTGAATCtgaagatgcttatgatttCCTGGTTGATTGTCATGAGTTGTTACATAAGATGGACATAGTGGAGAGATTCGGTGTTGAGTTTGTGACCTACCAGTTTCAAGGGGATGCCAAAATGTGGTGGCGGTCTCATGTGGAGTGTCGACCAGCAAAGGCACCACCTATGACTTGGACAATATTTTCTAGCTTATTTATGGAGAAGTACATACCCCGGACTTTGAGGGACAGAAGGAGAGATGAGTTCCTGAACATAGAGCAAGGAAGGATGTCTATTGCAGCTTATGAGGCTAAATTTCGTGCGTTATCCAGGTATGCCACCCAGCTTTGCTTCAGTCTGCAAGAGCGGATTCGCCGCTTTGTAAAGGGATTGAGGTTAGATTTGCAGATCCCAGCTTTACAGGTAGCTGCTCCTGCAAAATCTTTTCAGGAAGTGATTGATTTTGTGATAGAGGTAAAGAGGGTGAAGCCGGATGACTTCACCAAGGTGTCAACATTTAAAAAGTTTCGTAAGGGAGGTGAGTTTAGTGGTTCATACTCCAGATGGCAGAGTTCAGGGGGCTATCCACCCCGTCCTATTCAGTCTTCATTGCAGCTTCAGTTGAGGGTCCGTTGCGGACCAGtcaacctttttctgagtttgGAGGTTACCTCTAGTCTTCTTCGTCTTTACAGAGACCTACACTCGACTCTAGGACTTGTTATGGATGTGGAGAGGCCGgacatatcaagaaatattGTCCAAAACAGAGTCAGGCTCGGTACGATCAGAGTTACAGATCCCCAGCAGTTAGAGGTAGATGTGGTCATGGCAAAGGCCGTCATTCTGGAGGACGTGGTGGCCAAGGTAATGGTGGTCACCAGTTCAACCGGGGTGGTGGGCAGGTTGGAACTACTGGAGCGCAGCCCGGTAGAGGCAATGGACGGACAGGTGGTAGGGCCCATTGTTATGCTTTCCCCGGGAGGTCAGAGGCAGAGACATCTGATGCTGTTATCGCAGGTACTCTTCTGGTCTGTGATTGCATGGCTTCTATATTGTTTGATCCTGGATCCACATTTTCTTATGTATCTTCCTCGTTCGCTACTGGTCTTGATTTGCATTGTGATTTGCTTGACATGCATATTCATGCctctactcctgttggtgaGTCTGTGATAGTGGAAAAGGTGTATAGGTCTTGCCTTGTGACTTTTGTGGGGGTTGAGACTTATGTAGATCTGATTATTCTAgagatggttgattttgatgtaattttgggtATGACTTGGCTTTCTCCAAATTTTGCTATCTTAGATTGTAATGCTAAGACTGTGACCTTGGCCAAGCCTGGGGTAGATCCACTAGTGTGGGAGGGTGACTATATTCCCGCCCCAGTTCATATTATCTCTTGTCTTCGTGGTAAGAGGTTGGTGAGTAAGGGTTGCTTAGCCTTCTTGGCACATCTCAGGGATGATACTTCCAAAGTGCCTTCAATCGAGTCTGTTTTGATAGTCCGTGAGTTTACAAATGTTTTTCCTTCCGACCTACCTGGTATGCCACCGGATAGagatattgatttttgtattgacTTGGAGCCGGGGACTCGCCCCATTTCCATTCCACCTTATAGAATAGCCCCAGCTGAGTTAAGGGAGTTAAAGGCCCAACTTCAGGAATTGTTAGGTAAAGGTTTTATTAGACCGAGTACatctccttggggtgctccagttttatttgtgaagaagaaggatggtagtttttggatgtgcatagactacaGGCAGCTGAATAAGGTAACtattaagaacaagtacccCATTCCTCgcattgatgacttgttcgatcAGTTACAGGGTGTTTGTgtcttctctaaaattgatttgaggttcggttatcatcaattgaaaatgCGGGCAACGGACGTGCCAAAGACTGCTTTTCGAACCAGGTTTGGGCATTATGAATTCTTAGTAATGTCCTTTGAGCTTACGAATGCCCCTGCTGCTTTCATGAGCCTAATGAACGGAATTTTTAAGCCATATTTAGACctctttgttattgtattcattgatgatatcctGATATACTCGAAGAGCAAGAGGGAACACGAGGAGTATCTGAGAATTGTATTGGGGTTGTTGAGGGAGAAAAAGCTTTATGCCAAATtctccaagtgtgagttttggctcgATTCAATGtccttcttggggcacgtggtttCTAAGGATGGAGTGATGGTGGATCCTTCTAAGATTGAAGCAGTGAAGAGTTGGGTAAGGCCTACTAATGTTTTAGAGGTAAGGAGCTTTGTTGGTTTAGCTAGCTACTACCGTCGATTCGTACAGGGATTCTCTTCCATTGCTTCCCAGTTAACCAATTTGACCAAGCAGAATGTTCCATTTGTATGGTCGAATGAATGTGAAGAAAGCTTTCTGAAACTCAAGACCTTGTTGACTACTGCACCGATTCTTGCCTTGCCCGTGGAAGGTAagaatttcattatttattgtgatgcatcttaTTCTGGTTTGGATGCAATGCTAATGCAGGAGAGGAATGtaattgcctatgcttcaaggcaattgAAAGTGCATGAACGTAACTATCCAACcaatgatttggagttggctgCAGTTGTATTCGTATTGAAGCAGTGGAGGCATTATCTATATGGGGTAAAATGTGAAGTGTATACAGATCATCAcagtttacaatatgtgttcacccagtaGGATTTGAATTTGAGGCAGAGGAGGTGGATGAAGTTATTGAAAGACTAtgatattactattttatatcaCCCGGGAAAGGCTAATGTTGTGGCAGATGCCCTAAGTAGAAAAGCAGGGAGCATGGGTAGTTTAGCCCACTTACAGGTTTCTAGACGCCCATTGGCTAGAGAGGTGCAAACTTTGGCTAATGACTTTATGAGGCTGGAAATACTTGAAAAAGGAGGATTCTTGGCCTGTGTGGAGGCaagattttcttttcttgacaAGATTAAGGGAAAGCAGTTTTGAGGATGAGAAGCTGAGTCGAATTCGAGATATGGTGTTGCAGGGAGAGGCTAAAGAGGTTGTGATTGATGAGGAAGGCGTCTTGAGAATTAAGGGGCGGGTGTGTGTGCCTCATGTTGATGACTTGACTCATACTATTCTTGCAGAGGCTCATAGTTCGAGGTATTCTATACATCCTGGTGcaaccaagatgtatcgtgatctgaGACAACATTATTTGTGGAGTAGAATGAATCGTGacattgttgattttgttgcCCAATGTCCGAACTGTCAGCAggtaaagtatgaacatcaGAGGTCTGGAGGGACACTTTAGAGAATGCCCattccgaaatggaagtgggaaagaattgcaatggattttgtggttggtcttccaaAGACATTGggtaagtttgattctatttgggtaattgttgataggtTAACTAAGTCTGCTCACTTCGTTCTGGTCAAGATGACTTACAATGCAGAGAAGTTAGCCAAACTCTATATCCGTGAGATTGTTCGATTGCATGAAGTTCCAATTTCCATCATATCAGATAGAAGTACGTAATTTACTTCTAACTTTTGGAGGACCTTGCATGCTGAGTTAGGTACTAGATTGGATCTTAGTACCGCATTTCACCCTCAGATCGATGGACAGTCTGAGCGAGCAATTCAAGTGTTGGAGCATATGCTTCGTGCGTGTGTGATAGATTTTGGTGGTCATTGGGATCAATTCTTACCTTTAGCAGAGTTTTCGTACAATAATAActaccactcgagtattgatATAGCCCCATTTGATGCATTGTATGggaggagatgtaggtctcccaTTGGCTGGTTTGATTCATTTGAGGTGAGGCCTTGGGGTACCGATCTCTTGAGGGAATCATTAGAGAAAGTGAAATCCATGCAGGAGAAGCTTTTAGCAGCTCAGAACATGTAGAAGGAGTATGCAGGTCGGAAGGTCAGGGACTTGGAGTTTATGGAGGGTGAGCAGGTCTTGctaaaggtttcacccatgaagggtgtgatgcgGTTTGGTAAGCGAGGTAAGCTTAGTCCGAGGTACATTGGGCCATTTGAAGTTCTTAAGCACGTGGGGGAGGTGGCCTATGAATTGGCTTTGCCTCCAGGGTTGTCAGGGGTGCATccgatatttcatgtgtccatgctGAAAAAATACCATGGTGATGGAAACTACATTATTCGTTGGGATTCAGTACTGCTTGATGAGAATCTGTCTTATGAGGAGGACTGTAGCTATTCTAGATAGGgtggttcgcaagttgaggtcAAAGGAGATTGCATCTATCAAGGTTCAGTGGAGGAATCGGCCGGTTGAAGAGTCCACTTGGGAGAGTGAGGcggatatgcaaaaaaaaaatccacacCTTTTTATCGATTCAGGTACCCTTTCTTACCCTCACCTTCTATTGACCATTCGAGGACGaacgatgggtaaattggtatctaatgtaacgacccatttgctcgttttgagtactagagcgttttatttcataaaagacttttccgatagattctaaatgggtattttggactattcgtaactacaatatgaaattagtggggtagttttaataaattacttagttggtggttaaagaaaataatagtaaaataaatagtGGGTCACTTTTACCACTTTTTATAATTGGTTATATAAGAATTAgggtaataaataaattatagaaaagaaggaaaaattggGGAGAAAACAGTAGTTGCGGCGTATACCAGTGAAGAACAACATCGAGGTAACTTTAATTCATCAAAGTGCATCTAACTTCTGAGTATAAagttgactatatatatatatatatataccgcCTGATGTAGGACACCTTTGATTGGTAATGAATCATGCTTAGCGTTATTTGCCTCATTAATTGTTGGTTGAAATTGTCGTGACTCTTTGTTGCTTTCACAATGGTAGCGTGCGTATGGTGTTtatatcataatttattattaagtaATGACTACTACACACAACAAAGGTTATGTTTAGAACAATGATATAGAATTGTGACTCGTGTACAAGGTATTGTTAATTGGTTAAGGAGTTGTAATCATTTTCTTAGTATAGGTTACTGTAATGTTGTAGGAGTATATTGTTATATGCTGAAATTTAGTGCAGAATGGTGTtggtataaaaataattaaggtTGGACAAGAAGATAAGATGGATAGTGGTGTTGGGTTGGAGACAAATTTTGTCTCCCATTAATGAGTTAATTTCCAGTGAGGTTATGTTAAATAGGTGAGGAAAAGTAACTTAGACAATGGTAAGATGGGTCACACATCGTTTCTAAATAGAGATTGAATTGACATGGATATTCCTCTCTATACTCACGTGAGCACTAATGGAAAATAAGCTAAGGTTGTGTTGTCTTCGGTTGAAGCTGGACCGATGGAACTTGAGGAAATTATTTAATTGCATGGATAGTTGTTAGTGAATTAATGAAATTATGAAGGGAAAGGTATAGTGGTAATATGCATGAATTTGTACCACTGATTGATTGGGACTTTGGAAAAAAGTGAGGAAGTTAATAATTTAACACTGGTGATTAAGGATATAAAAGTGTATGGGTATATTGTTGAAGTGTTCGCTGCCACTGGTCCCGTAACCAGTGGCTTTAACTTTTAAACATTacaattttgttattatattataaactatattttgatatattgagataggtaattaaatattaggtgcaTCGAATTATTTAAATTCCATTAGAGATATGCTAATGGGAGGAATTAAGATTTACCTATAggtttgaactttaggaaattgattatagaattaggtgagtttttgggtttAGGCTAGACATAGAATAATATGAGTGTTTATGGACTCgctaacttacaaattatgcatatatatatttgataaattggaaaggttcggaggcattgaggaaaggaaaagtaTTGAAGAAGTAACTTGCTTGACTTCAGTTCTTCGGTGGGGGTAGGTTATGGTTtgttctatttgatagataaactcttaatagctattgatatgcattgaatgatattgtgaagtttTCTATGTACTTGACTGTGTGATTGTGTggcttggttgtgtggtttgtgattggtctaaaatTCTGAGACCGTGATATTTATAATCTAAAAACATCTCTATTGAAGttatgccttgaataaagaggGCTTGATGTAATACTATTAATGAACTGAAAAGTAgtaataataaatgataaattaacaatattattggatcggagtgtcacgttccggcatgatatttttggatcggagtgtcacgttccgacacaatatttttggatcggattgtcacgttccaacacagTATTATTAGATCGgatgtcacgttccgacacagtataattggatcggagtgtcacgttccgacacggtaaccttaaaggaaaaagatattgaattaacttaatgtactcaatctcaatgaACGCATTTCCCAAACGAGTGTGATGTagaggcatgagtcctcgtatgtgtgcttgatattgtgattgattacgtacttgcttcaactgttacttgttcatgttgtggtttcttatcacctgctaagtgctatagttgactttatactattattcattgtatattagtttctattttgggttggccgatTATACCTACTCAGTACGTGTTCCTTGTACTGACccctacttgtgttttcttCGTTTTTCTTTTATGGAGTGCAGCAAGTGTGCCATCGACTTCgactcgccctcagctctag is part of the Solanum stenotomum isolate F172 chromosome 8, ASM1918654v1, whole genome shotgun sequence genome and encodes:
- the LOC125873633 gene encoding uncharacterized protein LOC125873633, with amino-acid sequence MVRTRAIGVTTPTPARQGTPEPTVGAAARRGAVARGHARDRVVTHPPTDEVVRESDEGEDEQIQEKEVPPQPTPEMINQLKPPVFKGTESEDAYDFLVDCHELLHKMDIVERFGVEFVTYQFQGDAKMWWRSHVECRPAKAPPMTWTIFSSLFMEKYIPRTLRDRRRDEFLNIEQGRMSIAAYEAKFRALSRYATQLCFSLQERIRRFVKGLRLDLQIPALQVAAPAKSFQEVIDFVIEVKRVKPDDFTKVSTFKKFRKGGEFSGSYSRWQSSGGYPPRPIQSSLQLQLRRPTLDSRTCYGCGEAGHIKKYCPKQSQARYDQSYRSPAVRGRCGHGKGRHSGGRGGQGNGGHQFNRGGGQVGTTGAQPGRGNGRTGGRAHCYAFPGRSEAETSDAVIAGTLLVCDCMASILFDPGSTFSYVSSSFATGLDLHCDLLDMHIHASTPVGESVIVEKVYRSCLVTFVGVETYVDLIILEMVDFDVILGMTWLSPNFAILDCNAKTVTLAKPGVDPLVWEGDYIPAPVHIISCLRGKRLVSKGCLAFLAHLRDDTSKVPSIESVLIVREFTNVFPSDLPGMPPDRDIDFCIDLEPGTRPISIPPYRIAPAELRELKAQLQELLDYRQLNKVTIKNKYPIPRIDDLFDQLQGVCVFSKIDLRFGYHQLKMRATDVPKTAFRTRFGHYEFLVMSFELTNAPAAFMSLMNGIFKPYLDLFVIVFIDDILIYSKSKREHEEYLRIVLGLLREKKLYAKFSKCEFWLDSMSFLGHVVSKDGVMVDPSKIEAVKSWVRPTNVLEVRSFVGLASYYRRFVQGFSSIASQLTNLTKQNVPFVWSNECEESFLKLKTLLTTAPILALPVEGKNFIIYCDASYSGLDAMLMQERNVIAYASRQLKVHERNYPTNDLELAAVVFVLKQWRHYLYGEDSWPVWRQDFLFLTRLRESSFEDEKLSRIRDMVLQGEAKEVVIDEEGVLRIKGRVCVPHVDDLTHTILAEAHSSRYSIHPGATKMYRDLRQHYLWSRMNRDIVDFVAQCPNCQQVKYEHQRSGGTL